The Meriones unguiculatus strain TT.TT164.6M chromosome 1, Bangor_MerUng_6.1, whole genome shotgun sequence genome has a segment encoding these proteins:
- the LOC110562573 gene encoding histone H2AX, whose amino-acid sequence MSGRGKTGGKARAKAKSRSSRAGLQFPVGRVHRLLRKGHYAERVGAGAPVYLAAVLEYLTAEILELAGNAARDNKKTRIIPRHLQLAIRNDEELNKLLGGVTIAQGGVLPNIQAVLLPKKTSATVGPKTPAGGKKATQASQEY is encoded by the coding sequence ATGTCGGGTCGCGGCAAGACCGGAGGCAAGGCCCGCGCCAAGGCCAAGTCGCGCTCCTCGCGCGCCGGCCTCCAATTCCCCGTGGGCCGCGTGCACCGGCTGCTCCGGAAAGGCCACTACGCCGAGCGCGTGGGCGCAGGCGCGCCGGTGTACCTGGCGGCCGTACTCGAGTACCTCACCGCCGAGATCCTGGAGCTGGCGGGCAACGCGGCCCGGGACAACAAGAAGACGCGCATCATCCCGCGCCACCTGCAGCTGGCCATCCGCAACGACGAGGAGCTCAACAAGCTGCTGGGCGGCGTGACAATCGCGCAGGGCGGCGTCCTGCCCAACATCCAGGCCGTGCTGCTGCCCAAGAAGACCAGCGCCACCGTGGGGCCCAAGACGCCGGCGGGCGGCAAGAAGGCCACCCAGGCCTCCCAGGAGTACTGA